A region of Microbacterium suwonense DNA encodes the following proteins:
- a CDS encoding flavin-containing monooxygenase: protein MMPGAARPTAELPAPLRVPFDDLFWRDEYDPIVETDAELAAIVERADLPALLAALAAALGDPSILEPGLRPPLTLVDTFGHPHGGMTSAQVERGREVALAALVRLRDSGIRSVGILPREQVDAILDFLTNGRAEYWPSLKHELGLAPDKNGAPDFVYADLAGSREFRTLVIGAGVSGIAAGYRLMQAGAPFTIIDEAPALGGTWWKNRYPGVRLDTPTFGYSYSFAQKTDWPHQFAEGGEIHDYLAEVADRAGITERIEFGTRFDSARWDEDASEWVVVLSGPQGTEERRFDAVISALGQLDRPHIPDFPGLETFAGRAVHSQDWDETVDVEGKRVVVIGTGASAYQIVPAVYEQVDHLTVFQRSAPWMIPADNYHERMTDTFDWLQRTVPHYGQWFRLWTLLLGIPGRFHTVTAEEGWSGVPLSVSAKNHEVRESLIARMAEQYRDRPDLLELAIPNYPPGAKRMLRDNGVWAKALQAPQTTVVSTGVGRITAEGVVDGAGVLHEADVIVFATGFKASDFLDGTDVVGRGGVELHDYWAGDSRAYNGITVPRFPNFFLIYGPNVNGVVAGSGHLMIERAAEYAVSAIGELLRRGARSLEVTEDALDRFVSWVDAGNRRMAWGQEYISNWYQNAAGRVVTIWPYTNVEYWAATESIAEEDYTFD, encoded by the coding sequence ATGATGCCCGGTGCCGCACGTCCGACCGCAGAACTCCCGGCACCGCTTCGCGTGCCGTTCGATGACCTGTTCTGGCGCGACGAGTACGATCCCATCGTCGAGACCGACGCCGAGCTCGCGGCGATCGTCGAGCGCGCCGATCTGCCGGCGCTGCTCGCTGCGCTCGCCGCTGCGCTCGGCGATCCGTCGATCCTCGAGCCGGGGCTGCGCCCACCGCTCACTCTCGTCGACACGTTCGGACATCCGCACGGCGGGATGACGTCGGCGCAGGTGGAACGCGGGCGGGAGGTGGCGCTCGCCGCGCTGGTGCGGCTGCGCGACAGCGGCATCCGATCCGTCGGCATCCTGCCCCGCGAGCAGGTCGACGCGATCCTCGATTTCCTCACGAACGGACGGGCCGAGTACTGGCCGTCTCTCAAGCACGAACTCGGCCTCGCACCAGATAAGAACGGCGCTCCGGACTTCGTCTACGCCGACCTCGCGGGTTCGCGTGAGTTCCGGACGCTCGTGATCGGCGCCGGGGTCTCCGGCATCGCCGCCGGCTATCGTCTGATGCAGGCGGGCGCTCCGTTCACCATCATCGACGAAGCCCCCGCGCTCGGCGGCACGTGGTGGAAGAACCGCTACCCGGGCGTACGGCTGGACACGCCGACCTTCGGGTACTCCTACTCGTTCGCGCAGAAGACGGACTGGCCGCATCAGTTCGCCGAGGGCGGGGAGATCCACGACTACCTCGCGGAAGTCGCCGACCGGGCGGGAATCACCGAGCGGATCGAATTCGGCACGCGCTTCGACTCGGCGCGCTGGGATGAGGACGCGTCCGAGTGGGTCGTGGTGCTCTCGGGCCCGCAGGGCACGGAGGAGCGCCGATTCGACGCCGTGATCTCCGCGTTGGGACAGCTCGATCGTCCGCACATCCCGGACTTCCCCGGGCTGGAGACGTTCGCCGGCCGCGCTGTGCACTCGCAGGATTGGGATGAGACGGTCGACGTCGAGGGCAAACGCGTCGTGGTCATCGGCACGGGGGCGAGCGCCTATCAGATCGTTCCGGCGGTCTACGAGCAGGTCGATCACCTGACCGTCTTCCAGCGCAGCGCGCCGTGGATGATCCCCGCAGACAACTACCACGAGCGCATGACCGACACCTTCGACTGGCTGCAGCGCACCGTGCCGCACTACGGGCAGTGGTTCCGGCTCTGGACACTGCTGCTGGGCATCCCCGGCCGGTTCCACACCGTCACCGCCGAGGAGGGCTGGTCCGGCGTCCCGCTTTCCGTCAGTGCGAAGAACCATGAGGTGCGTGAATCGCTCATCGCCCGAATGGCAGAGCAGTACCGCGACCGCCCTGATCTGCTCGAGCTCGCCATCCCGAACTACCCACCGGGAGCGAAGCGGATGCTGCGCGACAACGGGGTGTGGGCGAAAGCGCTGCAGGCGCCGCAGACCACGGTCGTCTCGACAGGTGTCGGCCGCATCACCGCCGAGGGCGTCGTGGACGGCGCCGGGGTGCTGCACGAGGCCGATGTCATCGTGTTCGCCACCGGGTTCAAGGCGAGCGACTTCCTCGACGGGACTGACGTCGTCGGGCGCGGCGGCGTGGAGCTGCACGACTACTGGGCGGGCGACTCCCGCGCCTACAACGGCATAACCGTGCCGCGGTTCCCCAACTTCTTCCTCATCTACGGTCCCAACGTCAACGGCGTCGTCGCGGGTTCGGGTCATCTCATGATCGAGCGGGCGGCCGAGTATGCGGTCAGCGCCATCGGCGAACTGCTGCGCCGGGGCGCACGGTCGCTCGAGGTCACCGAGGACGCTCTCGATCGCTTCGTCTCCTGGGTCGATGCCGGCAACAGGCGGATGGCCTGGGGGCAGGAGTACATCTCGAACTGGTACCAGAACGCGGCCGGGCGGGTCGTCACGATCTGGCCGTACACGAACGTCGAGTACTGGGCCGCGACCGAGTCGATCGCCGAAGAGGACTACACGTTCGACTGA
- a CDS encoding FAD-dependent monooxygenase, translated as MRRRDRNDAELRDVIVVGGGPVGLTAALWLADGGAAVTVIEQQTAPGDLPRAISIADETFRIMDFLTICEELRSETLLDTGSRYFGLNDRLLAASKPLPSRSGHPAKSQFDQPVLEKLLWDRAVAHERIDFRTGMRAVGVAQSSDRVSVEVRPAGEDTQSELLVASFLIGADGGKSFVRSAIGTRLVGSTQQERWIVVDLVNVMTPREPYAEFYGNGRRPYVLVPGVKNRLRIEFMLFDGEDGDAMCAPEKIIALCEPIESGVRPEDIRRAVVYVAHQRVAEHYRRGRAFLVGDAAHLMPPFSGQGLNAGLRDANNIAWKILDVLAGRGTDALLDSYEAERRAHGAKMVTVSRRTGDVVMAIGAARTRLRDLLFRAISVVPPVYDYLRYMRFITPPNYADGVAVRAPSRRSPLADAVGRPLGQPTVVFANGETGVSTARWAASGRLCRSGRASASTHGIPTGTGWACVAYACSPRVPGSRASRKPTSPTSSRQPTPWCPCAAKPAQPERRQ; from the coding sequence ATGAGAAGGCGCGACAGGAATGATGCCGAGCTTCGCGATGTCATCGTCGTCGGCGGCGGGCCCGTCGGGTTGACGGCAGCCCTGTGGCTCGCCGACGGCGGCGCGGCGGTCACCGTCATCGAGCAGCAGACCGCCCCCGGTGATCTGCCTCGGGCGATCAGCATCGCCGACGAGACGTTCCGCATCATGGACTTCCTGACGATCTGCGAGGAGCTCAGATCCGAGACGCTGCTCGACACCGGCAGTCGGTACTTCGGTCTGAACGACCGCCTGCTCGCCGCGTCGAAGCCCCTGCCCAGCCGCAGCGGGCATCCTGCCAAGAGCCAGTTCGATCAGCCGGTCCTCGAGAAGCTGCTGTGGGATCGTGCCGTCGCGCACGAGCGCATCGATTTCCGCACCGGCATGCGGGCCGTGGGCGTCGCGCAGAGCAGCGACCGCGTCTCGGTCGAGGTGCGCCCTGCGGGGGAGGACACGCAGTCCGAGCTGCTCGTCGCCTCCTTCCTGATCGGCGCGGACGGCGGCAAGTCGTTCGTGCGCAGCGCCATCGGCACGCGACTGGTGGGTTCGACCCAGCAGGAGCGCTGGATCGTCGTCGATCTGGTGAATGTCATGACCCCGCGCGAGCCGTATGCCGAGTTCTACGGCAACGGTCGGCGCCCCTACGTGCTCGTGCCGGGCGTGAAGAATCGCCTCCGGATCGAGTTCATGCTCTTCGACGGCGAGGACGGCGATGCGATGTGCGCGCCGGAGAAGATCATCGCCCTCTGCGAGCCGATCGAGTCCGGCGTTCGCCCGGAGGACATCCGGCGGGCGGTCGTCTACGTCGCCCATCAGCGCGTGGCCGAGCACTACCGTCGCGGGCGCGCGTTCCTCGTCGGGGACGCCGCTCATCTGATGCCGCCGTTCAGCGGGCAGGGCCTGAACGCCGGCCTGCGCGACGCGAACAACATCGCCTGGAAGATCCTCGACGTGCTCGCGGGCCGCGGCACGGATGCGCTGCTGGACAGCTACGAGGCCGAGCGGCGCGCGCACGGCGCGAAGATGGTCACCGTGTCGCGCCGCACCGGGGATGTCGTGATGGCCATCGGCGCCGCCCGTACCCGCCTGCGCGACCTGCTCTTCCGCGCGATCAGCGTCGTTCCGCCCGTGTACGACTACCTGCGCTACATGCGCTTCATCACCCCGCCGAATTACGCCGATGGAGTGGCGGTGCGGGCGCCGAGTCGCCGATCGCCGCTTGCGGATGCCGTCGGCCGTCCGCTCGGTCAGCCGACGGTGGTCTTCGCGAACGGCGAGACCGGGGTCTCGACCGCGCGCTGGGCGGCGAGTGGGCGCTTGTGCAGATCGGGCAGGGCATCGGCGTCGACACACGGCATCCCTACTGGGACGGGCTGGGCGTGCGTCGCGTACGCGTGCTCCCCGCGGGTACCCGGGTCGCGAGCGTCGCGGAAGCCGACGTCGCCGACGTCGTCGAGACAGCCGACACCGTGGTGTCCCTGTGCCGCGAAGCCCGCACAGCCGGAGCGCAGGCAGTGA
- a CDS encoding ABC transporter ATP-binding protein, translating into MAIDMNDTPSTGDDVLLRVENLSKTYNGRAGAVEAVRSLTFDLHQGEFACLVGPSGSGKTTLLKMISGLLEPTGGTVVLDGKRVRGPAKGLAVVFQEYARSLFPWMSVEANVELPLKVAGVPRAERRARVLDALNAVSLGHAMRSYPWQLSGGMQQRVAIARAVASRPTVLLMDEPFAAVDAQTRGELEDLVRKVWREHNMTILFITHDIDESVYLGSRVLVLSSSPTIIQNDIAVDLPDERDQIGTRSLPRFAELRTQVYEEVQFAKTNAGGARTGSAA; encoded by the coding sequence ATGGCAATTGACATGAACGACACCCCGAGCACGGGCGACGATGTCCTCCTGCGTGTCGAGAATCTGAGCAAGACCTACAACGGGCGTGCGGGTGCGGTGGAAGCCGTTCGCAGCCTCACCTTCGACCTGCACCAGGGCGAGTTCGCCTGCCTGGTCGGCCCCTCGGGCTCGGGCAAGACGACGCTGCTGAAGATGATCTCGGGCCTGCTCGAGCCCACCGGAGGAACCGTCGTGCTCGACGGAAAGCGCGTGCGCGGGCCGGCGAAGGGCCTGGCGGTCGTGTTCCAGGAGTACGCGCGCAGCCTCTTCCCCTGGATGTCGGTCGAGGCCAATGTCGAGCTGCCGCTGAAGGTGGCGGGCGTGCCGCGCGCCGAACGCCGGGCGCGTGTGCTCGACGCGCTCAACGCCGTCTCGCTCGGGCACGCGATGAGGTCGTACCCGTGGCAGCTGTCCGGCGGCATGCAGCAGCGCGTGGCGATCGCTCGCGCGGTGGCATCCCGCCCGACCGTGCTGCTGATGGACGAGCCGTTCGCGGCCGTCGACGCGCAGACGCGCGGCGAACTCGAAGATCTCGTGCGCAAGGTCTGGCGCGAGCACAACATGACGATCCTGTTCATCACGCACGACATCGACGAATCCGTGTACCTGGGCAGCCGCGTGCTCGTGCTCTCGAGCTCGCCGACGATCATCCAGAACGACATCGCTGTCGATCTGCCGGATGAGCGCGACCAGATCGGCACCCGCTCACTGCCGCGTTTCGCCGAGCTGCGCACACAGGTGTACGAGGAAGTGCAGTTCGCGAAGACGAACGCGGGTGGTGCTCGCACCGGAAGCGCGGCATGA
- a CDS encoding ABC transporter permease: MNILKNLAYWLGLPIILILIWHFATMGDISPFVPRPLPLWEKFVSVWLGENLLTDVLPSIGRLLLALAISIVLGVVLGVLIGSFRSARWFFEPLFEFLRAIPSTIMIPVLLLVVGLNDNMRITVIVLGSIWPVLLNTITGVRSLDEVLSNSAKVYGVHGWGRVWHLVLPGASPAIMAGVRQSLAVGLILMVVSEMFASANGIGTLITNFQNRVAVPEMWSGVLLLGVVGVVLSAIFALVQKGVLKWYDGLKAAADGN; the protein is encoded by the coding sequence GTGAACATTCTGAAGAACCTCGCCTACTGGCTGGGCCTGCCCATCATCCTCATCCTCATCTGGCACTTCGCCACGATGGGAGACATCAGCCCGTTCGTTCCGCGGCCACTGCCGCTGTGGGAGAAGTTCGTCTCGGTGTGGCTCGGCGAGAACCTTCTCACCGACGTGCTGCCGAGCATCGGGCGCCTGCTGCTGGCCCTGGCCATCTCGATCGTCCTCGGTGTCGTGCTCGGAGTGCTGATCGGATCGTTCCGCTCGGCGCGCTGGTTCTTCGAGCCGCTGTTCGAGTTCCTGCGGGCGATCCCGTCGACGATCATGATCCCGGTCCTCCTGCTGGTGGTCGGACTCAACGACAACATGCGGATCACGGTGATCGTGCTCGGCAGCATCTGGCCCGTGCTCCTCAACACGATCACGGGCGTGCGCTCTCTCGACGAAGTGCTGTCGAACTCCGCGAAGGTGTACGGCGTCCACGGCTGGGGCCGGGTCTGGCACCTGGTGCTCCCCGGTGCCTCACCGGCGATCATGGCGGGCGTGCGACAGAGCCTCGCCGTGGGCCTCATCCTGATGGTGGTGTCTGAGATGTTCGCCTCGGCGAACGGCATCGGCACACTCATCACGAACTTCCAGAACCGTGTGGCGGTGCCCGAGATGTGGAGCGGCGTGCTGCTGCTCGGCGTCGTCGGTGTGGTGCTCTCGGCGATCTTCGCCCTTGTTCAGAAGGGCGTTCTCAAGTGGTACGACGGACTCAAGGCGGCGGCTGATGGCAATTGA
- a CDS encoding ABC transporter permease: MVTPPPVTETQVLRVAKTVRQDRWAQVGPVVLGTAGVVTFLIAWQLYAQFGPVSNEYLPYPAEVIGQFFGNFALTSFWASVGATLWAWFLGLVISAIAGLVLGVIIGSSRFLRRATFTVIEFLRPIPSVALIPIAALAFGPQLEAELLVIIYGCFFVVLIQTLYGVADVDRVAHETTLTMGLNWGQRARHLVVPTLLPYFFTGVRLSATISLILAVSAELIIGTPGLGQSVAQAQLNGAPVAMYALIVTAGVLGIIINTGAKIAERKALFWHESVRAEVPA; the protein is encoded by the coding sequence ATGGTCACTCCTCCTCCCGTCACTGAGACGCAGGTACTCCGCGTCGCCAAGACGGTACGACAGGATCGCTGGGCGCAGGTCGGGCCCGTCGTCCTCGGCACCGCCGGCGTCGTCACGTTCCTCATCGCCTGGCAGCTCTACGCGCAGTTCGGGCCGGTGTCGAACGAGTACCTGCCGTACCCGGCAGAGGTGATCGGACAGTTCTTCGGCAACTTCGCACTGACCTCGTTCTGGGCATCCGTCGGCGCCACGCTGTGGGCATGGTTCCTCGGTCTTGTGATCTCCGCCATCGCGGGCCTCGTCCTGGGAGTCATCATCGGCTCCAGCCGATTCCTGCGCCGGGCGACGTTCACGGTGATCGAGTTCCTGCGTCCGATCCCGTCGGTCGCGCTCATCCCGATCGCCGCCCTCGCCTTCGGCCCGCAGCTCGAAGCGGAGCTGCTCGTGATCATCTACGGCTGCTTCTTCGTCGTGCTCATCCAGACCCTCTACGGCGTCGCCGATGTCGACCGCGTCGCGCACGAGACGACACTGACCATGGGCCTGAACTGGGGGCAGCGGGCGCGGCACCTCGTCGTCCCGACACTGCTGCCGTACTTCTTCACCGGTGTGCGGCTCTCGGCCACCATCTCGCTGATCCTCGCGGTCTCCGCAGAGCTCATCATCGGCACCCCCGGTCTCGGACAGTCGGTCGCTCAGGCACAGCTCAACGGCGCACCCGTCGCCATGTACGCCCTCATCGTCACAGCCGGTGTGCTCGGCATCATCATCAACACCGGAGCCAAGATCGCCGAGCGCAAGGCGCTGTTCTGGCACGAGTCCGTTCGAGCGGAGGTTCCGGCGTGA
- a CDS encoding ABC transporter substrate-binding protein translates to MMSLSRVLGTTTVTVALAVGLLGCSSGSVDGSTVKETQEGLTPISLGVFTSPSVAVIQAGVEQGFFEEHGFDIEVIQAASSAAQLPALDSGKIQFLLASPVTPILANTQGLDVQIVAGYAQNDPDTVNDSTALLVGADSPLKSPKDLEGKKVSINALGSIGEIGINAAVEADGGDPSTIQYIQLALGDVPAALESGEIDAGMTGAPWIGQVEAAGGSVLSDFIQEDGLGKNELVIAGNGTFLKDNPEKAEDFIAALEETYEYANENHDALAAMLPELLSIPEAAAKNQVWTLYSAEVDPAVLGTFAELMTRYEIVSNEPDMDAIIWKH, encoded by the coding sequence ATGATGTCGCTATCACGCGTTCTCGGAACCACCACTGTCACCGTCGCTCTTGCGGTCGGCCTTCTCGGCTGCTCGTCGGGTTCGGTCGATGGCAGCACCGTGAAGGAGACCCAGGAAGGTCTCACACCGATCTCGCTCGGCGTCTTCACCTCGCCGTCGGTCGCCGTGATCCAGGCGGGTGTGGAGCAGGGGTTCTTCGAGGAGCACGGCTTCGACATCGAGGTCATCCAGGCTGCTTCCTCGGCTGCACAGCTGCCGGCGCTCGACAGCGGCAAGATCCAGTTCCTCCTCGCCAGCCCCGTCACGCCGATCCTCGCGAACACTCAGGGGCTCGATGTGCAGATCGTCGCGGGCTACGCCCAGAACGACCCCGACACGGTCAACGATTCCACCGCCCTGCTCGTCGGCGCGGACTCCCCGCTGAAGAGCCCCAAGGACCTCGAAGGCAAGAAGGTCTCGATCAACGCGCTCGGATCGATCGGTGAGATCGGCATCAACGCCGCGGTCGAGGCCGACGGCGGCGACCCGAGCACGATCCAGTACATCCAGCTCGCGCTCGGTGACGTGCCGGCAGCTCTCGAGTCGGGCGAGATCGATGCCGGTATGACCGGCGCTCCGTGGATCGGACAGGTCGAGGCCGCCGGCGGCTCGGTGCTCAGCGACTTCATCCAGGAGGACGGTCTCGGAAAGAACGAGCTCGTGATCGCCGGCAACGGCACTTTCCTCAAGGACAACCCCGAGAAGGCGGAGGACTTCATCGCCGCGCTCGAGGAGACCTACGAGTACGCCAACGAGAACCACGACGCGCTCGCAGCCATGCTGCCCGAACTGCTCAGCATCCCTGAGGCGGCTGCCAAGAACCAGGTGTGGACCCTCTACTCCGCTGAGGTCGACCCGGCCGTGCTCGGAACCTTCGCAGAGCTGATGACCCGCTACGAGATCGTCTCCAACGAGCCCGACATGGATGCGATCATCTGGAAGCACTGA
- a CDS encoding bifunctional 3-(3-hydroxy-phenyl)propionate/3-hydroxycinnamic acid hydroxylase has protein sequence MALNSASAVFDVLIIGAGPVGLTLANLLGQQGIEVLLVEKEDELISYPRAVGIDDEALRVMQTADIVGEVLPHTIPDQKIYMVNGDRLILSEVNPTTREFGWPRRNGFVQPLVDRVLLEGLERFPRVSVRFGAEVTDLVEDADGVAATLANGETVRARWVVAAEGGASPTRKRLELSFEGETRPSDGLVIDVANDPIGTPHAVFGGDPKRSYASISLPHGIRRWEFTLFEGEEAEVTEEFARSLLAPHVPDPSKLDIIRSRVYRHHARVAGAFKVGRIILAGDAAHVMPVVGGQGWNSGIRDAFNLGWKLAAVVKGQADAALLDTYEQERLGHVAQMVAVSLGMAKEMTDHDPAAAAERDRIAANRTPEERAAQAQQKFKPQPKFDAGVVVHTPLPEFKTLPARDVPRMAGSIFPQPQATDADGVEMLLDDATGQGWRVIMWNNDPSKFVTPEQARTIADLGGRLVQVVPRSQLPWVRAHAAADVTIVGDLGGEASLQAWFDARPVGAVIVRPDHVVAAECLAQEVREVLDRVFEAASIRVRQPASLA, from the coding sequence ATGGCTCTGAACTCCGCATCCGCCGTCTTCGACGTCCTCATCATCGGCGCGGGCCCGGTGGGACTCACGCTTGCCAACCTGCTCGGTCAGCAGGGGATCGAGGTGCTGCTCGTCGAGAAGGAGGACGAGCTCATCAGCTACCCGCGGGCCGTCGGCATCGATGACGAGGCGCTGCGCGTCATGCAGACCGCCGACATCGTCGGCGAGGTGCTGCCGCACACCATCCCCGATCAGAAGATCTACATGGTCAACGGCGACCGGCTCATCCTGTCGGAGGTCAACCCCACCACCCGCGAGTTCGGCTGGCCGCGCCGAAACGGCTTCGTGCAGCCGCTCGTCGATCGCGTGCTGCTGGAAGGGCTCGAGCGCTTCCCCCGTGTCAGCGTCCGCTTCGGCGCCGAGGTCACCGATCTCGTGGAGGATGCCGACGGCGTCGCAGCCACGCTCGCGAACGGCGAGACCGTCCGTGCGCGCTGGGTCGTTGCGGCCGAGGGTGGGGCATCCCCCACGCGCAAGCGCCTCGAGTTGTCGTTCGAGGGCGAGACGCGCCCCTCCGACGGGCTCGTGATCGACGTGGCGAACGACCCGATCGGGACACCGCATGCGGTGTTCGGCGGCGACCCGAAGCGCAGCTACGCCTCCATCTCGCTGCCGCACGGCATCCGCCGCTGGGAGTTCACGCTCTTCGAGGGCGAGGAGGCCGAGGTCACTGAGGAGTTCGCGCGCTCGCTGCTCGCGCCGCACGTGCCCGATCCGTCGAAGCTCGACATCATCCGCAGCCGCGTGTACCGCCACCACGCCCGTGTCGCCGGCGCGTTCAAGGTCGGGCGGATCATCCTCGCCGGGGACGCCGCCCACGTGATGCCCGTCGTCGGCGGCCAGGGGTGGAACTCCGGCATCCGCGATGCGTTCAACCTGGGCTGGAAGCTCGCCGCCGTCGTGAAGGGACAGGCGGATGCCGCCCTGCTCGACACCTACGAGCAGGAGCGTCTGGGGCATGTCGCACAGATGGTCGCCGTCTCGCTGGGCATGGCGAAGGAGATGACCGATCACGATCCCGCGGCGGCCGCCGAGCGCGACAGGATCGCTGCCAACCGGACTCCGGAGGAGCGCGCCGCGCAGGCCCAGCAGAAGTTCAAGCCGCAGCCGAAGTTCGATGCGGGCGTCGTCGTGCACACACCCCTGCCGGAGTTCAAGACGCTGCCGGCACGTGACGTGCCGCGGATGGCCGGGTCGATCTTCCCGCAGCCGCAGGCCACCGATGCCGACGGCGTGGAGATGCTCCTCGACGATGCCACCGGTCAGGGCTGGCGCGTGATCATGTGGAACAACGATCCTTCGAAGTTCGTGACGCCCGAACAGGCTCGCACCATCGCGGACCTCGGAGGACGCCTCGTGCAGGTCGTGCCGAGGTCGCAGCTGCCGTGGGTGCGTGCGCACGCCGCGGCGGACGTGACCATCGTCGGCGACCTCGGAGGAGAGGCGAGTCTGCAGGCCTGGTTCGACGCGCGACCGGTCGGCGCCGTGATCGTGCGACCGGACCATGTCGTGGCGGCGGAGTGCCTCGCCCAGGAGGTGCGGGAGGTGCTCGATCGTGTGTTCGAGGCGGCCAGCATCCGCGTGCGTCAGCCGGCTTCCCTCGCTTAG
- a CDS encoding HpcH/HpaI aldolase family protein, with the protein MKAAARGGAQPVLFHQSLPSFSEPEWALAAGYDGVILDLQHGELGVEAACGILRSLPRGNAYAYARVGSIDTAPILRLLDSGARGIIAPTVETREATEALVAATKYLPVGNRSLGPSRPALYSGDSYADAGNLAVSTIAQIETQIGVDNAEAIVSTPGLDSIYIGPADLAVSYGLPGRGDWEDGPVKDAIVHLRELTDAHGLTLGIYSGRADYTAALLAEGLIDYVGLGIDLVLLNRAFGDTISALTAARSSGSASWL; encoded by the coding sequence ATGAAGGCTGCCGCACGCGGTGGCGCGCAGCCGGTGCTGTTCCACCAGTCCCTGCCCTCATTCTCCGAGCCCGAGTGGGCCCTGGCCGCGGGCTACGACGGCGTCATCCTCGATCTGCAGCACGGCGAACTCGGTGTGGAGGCGGCCTGCGGCATCCTCCGCTCCCTTCCCCGCGGGAACGCCTACGCGTACGCGCGGGTCGGGTCGATCGACACCGCGCCGATCCTGCGCCTGCTCGACAGCGGCGCGCGAGGCATCATCGCCCCGACCGTCGAGACCCGTGAGGCCACCGAGGCACTCGTCGCGGCGACCAAGTACCTGCCGGTCGGCAACCGCAGCCTGGGGCCGTCTCGGCCCGCACTCTACAGCGGCGACTCCTACGCCGACGCCGGCAATCTCGCCGTGTCGACCATCGCTCAGATCGAGACGCAGATCGGCGTCGACAACGCCGAAGCGATCGTCTCGACGCCCGGTCTCGACTCGATCTACATCGGTCCGGCCGATCTGGCCGTCTCCTACGGGCTGCCCGGCCGCGGCGACTGGGAGGACGGTCCGGTGAAAGACGCGATCGTGCACCTGCGCGAGCTGACGGATGCCCACGGCCTCACGCTCGGCATCTACTCCGGCCGCGCCGACTACACGGCCGCCCTCCTCGCCGAGGGGCTGATCGACTACGTCGGCCTCGGCATCGATCTCGTCCTGCTGAACCGCGCGTTCGGCGACACCATCTCCGCGCTGACCGCAGCGCGATCCTCCGGGAGTGCGTCATGGCTCTGA
- a CDS encoding nuclear transport factor 2 family protein: MSAYTPVPAITRVEIEQLISEMLYRLDHNQADTTWELYTEDGVSVGPMGQMGREGMKAWGAKRALQTDIVGRHFIGAIRLVPGADDDEVHGTVQYLTFRDANDPQTQPASVGEFREVYRRVDGRWFFARREIAPIFGGTAAAAHAARLADRKDQAQ; encoded by the coding sequence ATGAGCGCCTACACGCCCGTACCCGCGATCACCCGCGTCGAGATCGAGCAGCTGATCTCCGAGATGCTGTACCGCCTCGACCACAACCAGGCCGACACCACCTGGGAGCTCTACACCGAGGACGGCGTCTCGGTCGGTCCGATGGGGCAGATGGGTCGTGAAGGGATGAAAGCATGGGGAGCCAAGCGCGCCCTGCAGACCGACATCGTCGGCCGCCACTTCATCGGAGCGATCCGCCTCGTTCCCGGAGCAGACGACGACGAGGTGCACGGCACCGTCCAGTACCTGACGTTCCGCGACGCGAATGACCCGCAGACCCAGCCCGCATCGGTCGGCGAGTTCCGCGAGGTCTACCGTCGCGTCGACGGCCGGTGGTTCTTCGCCCGTCGTGAGATCGCCCCGATCTTCGGCGGAACCGCCGCCGCAGCCCACGCGGCTCGGCTGGCCGATCGCAAGGACCAGGCGCAATGA
- a CDS encoding 2-keto-4-pentenoate hydratase: protein MTVDAQTIVEIARELHDAKNGTYTVPYVSPRLPEHDLDSAYAISEAFASLRESELGVRRVGRKVGLTNPLVQKRVGVFEPDYGIIHDDMVFQSGVVLPASRYNRLLIEAEVAFVLKNDILDPSLESIVAAIDYVTPAFEIVDFRYGGSVGQIVDTIADNAGCSGLVLGEEKHPYGDVDLTAVEMVITAGDTEITRGVGSNVLGDPVNAVQWLAETAITTGHPLRAGEVLLSGSIGYIEPWPADVECVATITGLGRVTATVDSKA from the coding sequence GTGACCGTCGACGCTCAGACCATCGTCGAGATCGCCCGCGAGCTGCATGACGCCAAGAACGGCACCTACACCGTTCCGTATGTGAGTCCGCGGCTTCCCGAGCACGACCTCGACTCCGCCTACGCGATCTCGGAGGCATTCGCCTCACTCCGCGAGAGCGAGCTCGGCGTGCGCCGCGTCGGACGCAAGGTCGGGCTGACCAACCCGCTCGTGCAGAAGCGCGTCGGAGTGTTCGAACCCGACTACGGCATCATCCACGACGACATGGTCTTCCAGTCCGGCGTCGTGCTGCCCGCATCCCGCTACAACCGGCTGCTCATCGAGGCCGAGGTCGCCTTCGTGCTCAAGAACGACATCCTCGATCCGTCCCTTGAGAGCATCGTCGCGGCGATCGACTACGTCACCCCGGCGTTCGAGATCGTCGACTTCCGCTACGGCGGCAGCGTCGGACAGATCGTCGACACGATCGCCGACAACGCCGGATGCAGTGGACTCGTCCTCGGCGAGGAGAAGCACCCCTACGGCGACGTCGACCTCACGGCCGTCGAGATGGTGATCACCGCCGGTGACACCGAGATCACCCGCGGCGTCGGCAGCAACGTGCTCGGCGACCCGGTCAATGCCGTGCAATGGCTCGCCGAGACGGCGATCACCACCGGGCATCCGCTGCGTGCCGGAGAGGTGCTGCTGTCGGGCTCGATCGGATACATCGAACCGTGGCCCGCCGACGTCGAGTGCGTCGCCACGATCACCGGACTCGGTCGCGTCACCGCGACCGTCGACTCGAAGGCCTGA